In Anomaloglossus baeobatrachus isolate aAnoBae1 chromosome 5 unlocalized genomic scaffold, aAnoBae1.hap1 SUPER_5_unloc_6, whole genome shotgun sequence, the following are encoded in one genomic region:
- the LOC142259301 gene encoding uncharacterized protein LOC142259301: protein MSSSGNPPAPSQQNEEYEQREALPEGDARGGEIQGVGAQSASDSGARGRVAPNPSSHGRRHNRRGGHSASQRDPDSDGEEAGCINNIDLLIDEVREREPLWNMGDRRHADSVVTRRLWEEVCREVVTGWEDLNPRAQNRAREKVQNRWRSIRDRFKKELNKEMLAPSGSGGRVLRYKYFRVLAFLRTTMAYRSKRQHCLQHLGASIKPS, encoded by the exons GAATATGAACAACGTGAGGCGCTTCCAGAAGGGGACGCGAGGGGTGGAGAGATACAAGGAGTGGGCGCACAGAGT gCTTCCGATTCTGGGGCTCGTGGTAGAGTTGCTCCCAACCCCTCCTCCCATGGTCGTCGGCATAATCGTCGCGGCGGTCACAGT GCTTCACAGCGGGATCCTGACTCGGACGGTGAGGAGGCAGGATGTATcaacaacatcgacctcctcatcgatgaagttcgaGAGCGGGAGCCCCTGTGGAATATgggtgaccgccgccacgctgattcggtTGTAACCCGTAGACTATGGGAggaggtttgccgtgaagtggtgACAGGTTGGGAGGACCTCAATCCTAGAGCCCAGAATCGAGcaa GGGAAAAAGTTCAGAACCGGTGGCGGtccatcagggatcgcttcaagaagGAGTTGAACAAAGAGATgctggccccgagtggatccggaggacgcgtaTTAAGATATAAGTATTTCAGAGTGTTGGCATTCCTCCGGACAACAATGGCGTACAGAAG CAAGAGACAG CATTGTCTGCAGCACCTGGGAGCCAGCATCAAACCGTCCTGA